A genomic stretch from Thermoanaerobaculia bacterium includes:
- a CDS encoding DNRLRE domain-containing protein has translation MADGSRARQSRGGSWAGLARIVLLVVLAGSAPAAFGATVVLEPVRDNTLYEHPTGALSNGAGDSLYCGTTSGNWRRRALLAFDVAGNVPAGAQIASARLQLRMTRTIAGPFAVELRRLTADWGEGTSDAEGSEGDGAAATLGDATWIHSFWATTTWATVGGDFAATPSATQTVDDIATYTWGPTAEMASDVQDWLESPAANFGWVLLGYESDFPTAKRFNSRENNDTPNRPKLEIVYLVAIFHDGFESGDVAEWSLVEPPG, from the coding sequence ATGGCGGACGGATCGCGGGCAAGGCAGAGTCGGGGCGGAAGCTGGGCGGGCCTGGCGCGGATCGTGCTGCTCGTCGTCCTTGCCGGATCGGCACCGGCGGCCTTCGGCGCGACCGTCGTGCTCGAGCCGGTGCGCGACAACACCCTGTACGAGCATCCCACAGGAGCCCTCTCGAACGGTGCCGGCGACTCTCTCTATTGCGGCACGACCAGCGGGAACTGGCGCCGGCGGGCGCTCCTCGCCTTCGACGTCGCCGGCAACGTTCCGGCCGGCGCGCAGATCGCCAGTGCCCGGCTGCAGCTCCGGATGACGCGCACGATTGCCGGGCCCTTCGCGGTCGAGCTCCGGCGGCTGACCGCCGATTGGGGGGAGGGCACTTCCGACGCCGAGGGTTCGGAGGGTGACGGCGCCGCCGCGACGCTCGGCGATGCGACGTGGATCCACTCCTTCTGGGCGACCACGACCTGGGCCACCGTCGGGGGCGATTTCGCTGCCACGCCGAGCGCCACCCAGACCGTCGATGACATCGCCACCTACACCTGGGGCCCGACGGCGGAGATGGCGAGCGACGTTCAGGACTGGCTCGAGTCGCCGGCGGCGAACTTCGGGTGGGTCCTCCTCGGGTACGAGTCGGACTTTCCGACGGCGAAGCGCTTCAACAGCCGCGAGAACAATGACACGCCGAACCGGCCGAAGCTCGAGATCGTCTACCTCGTGGCGATCTTTCACGACGGATTCGAGTCGGGCGACGTCGCCGAATGGAGTCTTGTCGAGCCCCCCGGATGA
- a CDS encoding SpoIIE family protein phosphatase, producing the protein MTADRQERATDLGAARDAAGEAGTDERRSLSAEERCALLLEIARRSRGTLDLGQIFDRLLDAVSTVVEFDAAGIFALNEVLAAPGEPVVGKIAAVARRGYEERPAADDRMLSAGEGLIGRAIRTGRSVLARDVRSEPLYVVGRPETLSEVVVPILFEGRGIAALDVESDRLSAYDAADLERLEFFAEAAGMAIEKAMLHRRLVELEQVDAQVRLAREVQLGLLPRAAPEVPGWEIAGLCRPSLELGGDLYDHFPLAPLPPRRALEPDGPETRLGAGRHGLVIGDVAGKGVPAALIMATFRALMRARRGTGAGSGPAATVAAVSRLLRESTATRAFVTCCYAVLDAGSGEIVYASCGHPPALLVRGAGKVERVEELGNCGPALGAFEQEQFVERRVRLDPGDCLLLYTDGLTEALDPAGEAFGGERVREAFADLAGRDDITAVRIADELVRRVVDHVASDHLADDLTLVVVRRLA; encoded by the coding sequence GTGACCGCTGATCGACAGGAACGGGCCACCGACCTCGGGGCGGCCCGGGACGCCGCCGGCGAGGCCGGGACGGACGAACGGCGGAGCTTGAGCGCCGAGGAGCGCTGTGCCCTGCTGCTCGAGATCGCGCGCCGCAGCCGCGGCACGCTCGACCTCGGCCAGATCTTCGACCGCCTCCTGGACGCGGTGAGCACGGTCGTCGAGTTCGACGCCGCCGGGATCTTCGCGCTCAACGAGGTCCTGGCAGCCCCGGGAGAGCCGGTGGTCGGCAAGATCGCCGCGGTGGCGCGGCGTGGTTACGAAGAGCGGCCGGCGGCGGACGACCGGATGCTCTCCGCCGGAGAGGGGTTGATCGGGCGGGCGATCCGCACCGGCCGGAGCGTTCTGGCGCGCGACGTCCGGAGCGAACCGCTCTACGTCGTCGGGCGCCCCGAGACCCTCTCGGAGGTCGTCGTGCCGATTCTCTTCGAGGGCCGTGGCATCGCCGCGCTCGACGTCGAGAGTGACCGTCTGTCGGCCTACGACGCCGCCGATCTCGAGCGACTCGAATTTTTCGCCGAGGCGGCGGGAATGGCGATCGAAAAGGCGATGCTGCACCGGCGCCTGGTCGAGCTGGAACAGGTCGACGCGCAGGTCCGCCTGGCCCGCGAGGTCCAGCTCGGCCTCCTGCCGCGTGCGGCACCCGAGGTTCCGGGTTGGGAGATCGCCGGGCTCTGCCGGCCGAGTCTCGAGCTGGGCGGCGACCTCTACGATCATTTTCCGCTGGCTCCGCTACCGCCGCGCAGGGCGCTCGAGCCTGACGGGCCGGAGACTCGCCTCGGCGCCGGGCGCCACGGGCTGGTGATCGGCGATGTCGCCGGCAAGGGTGTTCCGGCGGCGCTCATCATGGCGACCTTCCGCGCTCTGATGCGCGCCCGGCGCGGGACCGGTGCGGGGTCGGGGCCGGCGGCGACCGTCGCCGCAGTGAGCCGGTTGCTGCGCGAGTCGACGGCGACACGGGCGTTCGTCACCTGCTGCTACGCGGTGCTCGACGCGGGGAGCGGCGAGATCGTCTACGCGAGCTGCGGGCATCCACCCGCGCTGCTGGTTCGCGGCGCGGGGAAGGTCGAGAGGGTCGAGGAGCTCGGCAACTGTGGTCCCGCGCTCGGCGCTTTCGAACAAGAGCAGTTTGTCGAGCGCCGTGTCCGGCTCGATCCTGGCGACTGCCTCCTGCTCTACACCGACGGCCTGACCGAAGCGCTCGACCCGGCCGGCGAGGCGTTCGGAGGCGAGCGCGTCCGGGAGGCGTTCGCCGATCTCGCCGGCCGCGACGACATCACCGCGGTGCGCATCGCCGACGAGCTCGTCCGCCGCGTCGTCGACCACGTCGCTTCCGACCATCTGGCCGACGACCTCACGCTCGTCGTCGTCCGCCGTCTGGCGTAG
- a CDS encoding alpha/beta fold hydrolase, producing MPLVPWPAGAPAPALPAQPPSLSVAALLQLSLLRELFVRRRRAPLRKEMAGAPRGAGETVWVLPGMGVGDWSTRSLRRYLRRQGFDARGWGLGRNPPDAEATLARLLPRLEALVVETGAPVALIGWSLGGLLARELARLRPDLVRQVVTLGSPVVGGLRHTAIGGFYRIQGWDLDEIDRLVAAANRTPIRVPVTAIWSRRDGIVAWQAAVDDFTPEVENLEAASCHWALGLDPEVLAALPERLQQAPGRKPLPGATRAS from the coding sequence ATGCCCCTCGTCCCCTGGCCCGCCGGCGCTCCGGCTCCAGCGCTCCCGGCGCAGCCCCCGTCGCTGAGCGTCGCCGCGCTGCTGCAGCTCTCCCTCCTTCGGGAGCTCTTCGTGCGCCGTCGCCGTGCGCCGCTGCGAAAGGAGATGGCCGGGGCGCCCCGCGGCGCGGGCGAGACGGTCTGGGTCCTTCCCGGCATGGGCGTCGGGGACTGGTCGACGCGCTCGCTCCGTCGCTACCTCCGGCGCCAGGGCTTCGACGCCCGGGGCTGGGGACTCGGCAGGAATCCGCCCGACGCCGAGGCGACCCTGGCGCGCCTCCTGCCGAGGCTGGAGGCGCTCGTCGTCGAGACCGGGGCACCCGTCGCGCTCATCGGCTGGAGTCTGGGCGGTCTTCTGGCGCGTGAGCTCGCACGGCTGCGGCCCGACCTCGTGCGACAGGTCGTCACGCTCGGCAGCCCGGTGGTCGGAGGCCTCCGCCATACCGCCATCGGCGGCTTCTATCGCATTCAGGGATGGGATCTGGACGAGATCGACCGTCTCGTCGCTGCGGCCAACCGGACACCGATCCGCGTCCCGGTGACCGCGATCTGGAGCCGCCGCGACGGCATCGTCGCCTGGCAGGCCGCCGTCGACGACTTCACGCCGGAGGTCGAGAATCTCGAGGCGGCCTCATGCCACTGGGCTCTCGGGCTCGATCCGGAGGTCCTGGCGGCCCTGCCCGAGCGGCTGCAGCAGGCACCCGGCCGGAAACCGCTGCCGGGAGCGACCCGAGCCTCCTAA
- a CDS encoding PaaI family thioesterase, producing MSNPERPFIQDFYPDDSAHCYGCGRLNAHGLHLQSRWEGDEVVAQFTPRPQHMSLPGFVYGGLIASLVDCHAMATAAAHVERLAGREPGDAETPRYVTAGLHVDYLAPTPLGPELVVRARVSETGRRKIVVAVTVWAGELQTARGEVVALPMPAAMSAAPS from the coding sequence ATGTCGAATCCCGAGCGACCGTTCATCCAGGACTTCTACCCCGACGACTCCGCGCACTGCTACGGCTGCGGCCGGCTCAATGCGCACGGGCTCCATCTGCAGAGCAGGTGGGAAGGCGATGAGGTCGTCGCGCAATTCACCCCTCGGCCGCAGCACATGTCGCTGCCCGGCTTCGTCTACGGCGGATTGATCGCGTCGCTCGTCGACTGCCACGCCATGGCGACCGCTGCCGCTCATGTCGAGCGCCTCGCCGGCCGCGAGCCCGGAGATGCCGAGACGCCGCGCTACGTCACGGCGGGGCTGCACGTCGACTACCTGGCCCCCACGCCGCTCGGCCCGGAGCTCGTCGTGCGCGCCCGGGTTAGCGAGACCGGACGACGGAAGATCGTCGTCGCAGTCACCGTCTGGGCCGGCGAGCTGCAGACGGCCCGCGGCGAGGTCGTCGCCCTGCCGATGCCCGCCGCGATGTCCGCCGCCCCCAGCTAG
- a CDS encoding CSLREA domain-containing protein: MPPSRIPAPALASIALTLLASLVPGVAAPLAAATIAVDTLADNEAADGLCSLREAIQAANDDLPFLGCSAGEDHDLVTLELTGTIALTSDLPDITRNLTLAGPASGTLNLNGGDHRMLVMNGAPNGKTLRIERLTIRNGLNAAGGGCISIQRADRLELVDSRVTGCETPAAGGAIFGDNAEALTIQRSVIENNTATQGAGGIYLIGLGIPAFAGEGDVPTATVLIEDSTISDNSVPAEASGGGVAIAWANGEIRRSTLSGNSTRATGGGLVVIYGTVRVASSTVTLNSSDINENDGGEVGGGIYAFASELYPSIVELHNSVIAGNIGASLASDLKVGDNSAILSDGFNLIGVRNGADALFPLGTPNANDDWVGSRAAPVIAGLAALADNGGRTKTHAPSPGSLLVDRGECPDALRDQRGYGDLANQRRPVNEPVVPDSADGCDIGAFEAGAEELPFVLFVDGFASGDTSAWSSALP; encoded by the coding sequence ATGCCCCCGTCACGGATTCCGGCGCCCGCTCTCGCTTCGATCGCCCTGACCCTGCTGGCGTCGCTCGTTCCCGGCGTCGCGGCGCCGCTCGCGGCAGCGACGATCGCCGTCGACACTCTCGCCGACAACGAGGCGGCCGACGGCCTCTGCTCCCTGCGCGAAGCGATCCAGGCGGCCAACGACGATCTGCCCTTCCTCGGCTGTTCCGCCGGCGAGGACCACGACCTGGTGACGCTCGAGCTCACCGGCACGATCGCCCTCACCTCCGACCTGCCGGACATCACGCGCAACCTGACACTCGCCGGGCCGGCCTCGGGCACACTCAACCTGAACGGCGGCGACCACCGCATGCTGGTGATGAATGGGGCCCCCAACGGCAAGACGCTGCGCATCGAGCGCCTGACGATCCGCAACGGCCTGAACGCTGCCGGCGGCGGCTGCATCTCGATCCAGCGCGCCGACCGCCTCGAGCTCGTCGACAGCCGCGTCACCGGTTGCGAGACTCCGGCCGCCGGTGGCGCCATCTTCGGCGACAACGCAGAGGCGTTGACGATTCAGCGCAGCGTCATCGAGAACAACACGGCGACGCAGGGGGCCGGTGGCATCTACCTGATTGGTTTGGGAATCCCGGCGTTCGCCGGCGAGGGCGACGTTCCGACGGCGACGGTGCTGATCGAGGACTCGACGATCTCCGACAACTCGGTGCCGGCCGAAGCCTCCGGAGGCGGCGTCGCGATCGCCTGGGCGAACGGCGAGATCCGGCGCTCGACGCTGAGCGGGAACTCGACTCGGGCGACGGGCGGCGGCCTGGTGGTGATCTACGGCACGGTCCGGGTCGCGAGCTCGACCGTCACACTGAACTCGTCCGACATCAACGAGAACGACGGCGGCGAAGTAGGCGGGGGGATCTACGCCTTCGCCAGCGAGCTCTATCCTTCGATCGTGGAGCTGCACAACAGCGTGATCGCGGGCAACATCGGCGCCTCGCTCGCGAGCGACTTGAAGGTCGGCGACAACTCGGCGATCCTCTCCGACGGTTTCAACCTGATCGGCGTCCGCAATGGCGCCGACGCGCTTTTTCCGCTCGGCACGCCGAACGCCAACGACGACTGGGTCGGCAGCCGTGCCGCGCCGGTGATCGCCGGACTTGCCGCGCTGGCCGACAACGGCGGCCGCACGAAGACGCATGCGCCCTCGCCCGGCAGCCTCCTCGTCGACCGCGGCGAATGCCCGGACGCGCTGAGGGACCAGCGCGGCTACGGCGACCTCGCGAATCAGCGCCGCCCGGTGAACGAGCCCGTCGTCCCCGACTCCGCCGACGGTTGCGACATCGGCGCCTTCGAGGCCGGCGCCGAGGAGCTGCCGTTCGTCCTCTTCGTCGACGGTTTCGCGAGCGGCGACACGAGCGCCTGGTCGAGCGCCCTGCCCTGA
- a CDS encoding NmrA family NAD(P)-binding protein: protein MADKKIIAVVGATGAQGGGLVRAILADREGGFAVRAITRKPDSDKGRALAAAGAEVVAGDADAPATLAAAFAGAHGVFVVTNFWEHFSAERELAQASAMARATRQAGAAHVVWSTLEDTRKWIPLADDRVPTLHGRYKVAHFDAKGEADAIFAAEAAPTSYLITSFYWDNFIHFGMGPRRGEDGKLGLAFALGGGLLPGIAAADIGGCAYGVFKKGPGAAGQRFGICGEVLSGDQLAAGMAKHLGEPVTFTDLPFEVYRNLGFPGADDMSNMFQVQSIFNREFLANRDVKLSRDLHPGLQNFDTWLAANIQKIPIG from the coding sequence ATGGCAGACAAGAAGATCATCGCTGTCGTCGGAGCCACGGGGGCGCAGGGTGGGGGTCTGGTGCGGGCGATTCTGGCGGACCGCGAGGGTGGGTTCGCGGTGCGGGCGATCACCCGCAAGCCGGACTCGGACAAGGGCAGGGCGCTCGCCGCCGCCGGCGCCGAGGTCGTGGCGGGCGACGCCGACGCTCCGGCGACGCTCGCAGCGGCTTTTGCCGGCGCGCACGGCGTTTTCGTGGTGACCAACTTCTGGGAGCACTTCTCGGCCGAACGGGAGCTCGCGCAAGCCTCGGCGATGGCCCGCGCGACCCGCCAGGCGGGTGCGGCGCACGTCGTCTGGTCGACGCTCGAGGACACGCGCAAGTGGATTCCCCTCGCCGACGACCGGGTGCCGACGCTGCACGGCAGGTACAAGGTGGCGCACTTCGACGCCAAGGGCGAGGCCGATGCGATCTTCGCCGCCGAGGCTGCGCCGACGAGCTACCTCATCACCTCGTTCTACTGGGACAACTTCATTCACTTCGGCATGGGGCCGCGGCGGGGCGAGGACGGCAAGCTCGGGCTCGCCTTTGCGCTCGGCGGTGGCCTGTTGCCCGGCATCGCGGCGGCGGACATCGGCGGCTGCGCCTACGGCGTCTTCAAAAAGGGGCCGGGCGCCGCCGGACAGCGCTTCGGCATCTGTGGCGAGGTCCTCTCCGGCGACCAGCTGGCGGCGGGGATGGCGAAGCATCTCGGCGAGCCGGTGACCTTCACCGATTTGCCGTTCGAGGTCTACCGCAACCTCGGCTTTCCGGGCGCCGACGACATGAGCAACATGTTCCAGGTGCAGTCGATCTTCAACCGGGAGTTTCTGGCGAACCGCGACGTGAAATTGTCGCGCGACCTCCATCCCGGCCTGCAGAACTTCGACACCTGGCTGGCTGCGAACATCCAGAAGATCCCGATCGGATAG
- a CDS encoding peroxiredoxin, with product MIEVGDRIPEATIWLASAQGGVRAATGEYFAGRKILLFGLPGAFTPTCSEIHLPGYIAKAEELRAAGVEAIACLAVNDPYVMAAWGEATGATGKVDLLADGNGELAAALGLEVDRSAGGMGQRCRRFAAVVEDGVFLMLAVEPASGVTVCGADHLLETLSESSRG from the coding sequence ATGATCGAGGTCGGGGATCGGATTCCGGAAGCGACGATTTGGCTGGCGTCGGCGCAGGGCGGCGTCAGGGCCGCGACCGGCGAGTACTTCGCCGGCCGCAAGATCCTGCTCTTCGGCCTGCCGGGGGCCTTCACCCCGACCTGCTCGGAGATCCATCTTCCGGGCTACATTGCGAAAGCCGAAGAGCTTCGCGCGGCGGGGGTGGAAGCCATCGCCTGTCTGGCGGTCAACGACCCCTACGTCATGGCCGCCTGGGGCGAGGCCACGGGGGCGACCGGCAAGGTCGACCTGCTCGCCGACGGCAACGGCGAGCTCGCTGCGGCACTCGGACTCGAAGTCGACCGCTCCGCGGGCGGCATGGGCCAACGCTGCCGCCGTTTCGCGGCGGTGGTCGAGGACGGCGTCTTCCTGATGCTCGCCGTCGAGCCCGCCAGCGGCGTCACCGTCTGCGGCGCCGACCACCTGCTCGAGACGCTGAGCGAGTCCAGCCGGGGCTGA